GTTCAACTCTGACCAttagaagaaatttttttaacaagtcTTTGAGTTGGGGTTTTCCTCTGTTTCCGTTTTCCTCTAATGTATCTTGGCTATAAAACAACCTCCATGCACAGTCATCAAACAAACGAAACAAAGCTAAGAGCCGAAGACGAAGACCAATactaaaacataaagaaaaatccCACCAAAGATTGTGTGACTCAATAAACGAGACTCTTTCAAGGACACTAACACATTCCAcgcatcttctctcttttctgcATTTCTATCTCACATACTGTTGCCATCATTGTCTTCAGCAATTGAAGTCATGTGCGTTCCATCGTCATGCCAGAAATGTCTGCGTATCTGGCCGTCGTTCTCTGTGTTTAAATCTTGTTCAAAGACGAGAGATTCTGGTAGAGTCGGGAAACCCACTTTGAGGAGTTCTTTCCAAAAGTTATCACCTGACACAAGCTTGCTCATCATCTCTTGCAAAACTCCAGAAGGAAAATGCAATGTATGCGTCCTGTTGTTGTACGTATAGTGGTAAGCCTTCGAACTTCCAGTGGTACTAAAAAGAACCGAATACAGTAGGATCAAAACACAAACCTGAACGTTGATGCAGCCTGATTCCAGGTGAAATCTTCATCAATCTTTTCCCATTGAGTGCTACTTGGGGATGGATGCGTCTCCATTAAAAACGTAGGACGTTTCCTCATCTATGTACACCAAGAGGTCCAAGACCATTATTAGTATGGCCTCTCATAAATCAGAATGTTTTTTAACGTATAAGTAGTTACCTCTACGTCAAGGAATCCGGTTCCATCCGAGTTATGGATCATTCTACAAGACAATACATCATCCCAGTTTACCTCCATCTTTCTCTTTAATCCCCCTCCTGCTTCTGCATCTACTCCTACCATCTCCCATGTAAGCTTCTTGCTTTGGATATAAAGCTTGATTAACAGATCCTCGGGGCAAATCGGAGAGCGTATCCAATTACCGATGACTATCTTCGATATCGGGAAACTAAAAGGGACTTCTTCTGCATCCATTCTGTTTCCCGGAACAACACAAACGTAAACATAGAAGATGGataagagaacaaaaacaaacaaacacacaagatTATAAGAGATGTATCATAtgcacaaacaaacaaaaacgatCAGAAAGAAGTTAGCAAATAACCTAATTTTTCTAATGgatcagaaacagagcaaaggGAAACAGAGCTGGACGAAGATGGAGATCAAGGTGGTAAATCTTGATCTTTCAAGTAGAAAAAGAACGAACACGAACTTTGCCGCTGAAACTATATAATAAGGAATGTCAACGTGCCAAGTGTATGGGTCCTGATTGTTAAAGCATTATGCTTTACGATTCATCATATATACTAATTAGTTGGCCGACTACACAAGTAGATTCTGTTAGGAGGATGGATATGTACCCTCTATAAGTCTTCGTGAGCGTGGGATCGATCTCTCTGATGtgcataattattaatttcccGTGTAAACCCAATTATTGGCTTGACCATATGAGTTTTGACTTCCATTGTTATCCCAGTACACGTTAGAGTTTCCTTCTCCCACTCCCACGTGACCAATTCCTATCAAAGTTataggtttttattttctttcttttaatccTGGCTCAGACAATAAAATGATCATTTGCGTAAGGTACAAGGTACTTTACCTTGAGAAGGGTGATGTATAAGGTCACTGTTGACATTAAAGTGACGTGTCTGGCTTAGGACGTAGCTAGGTGAGTTGGTGTTATTGTTGATTCCATAGTCAATGTCGAAGAAAACAGCTTCTCGTACCGGGAAATTGACATCATAGAGTTTGGCCCAGAAGCTATCGGACAAAAGCTTCTCCAAGTTCTTTTGGAGAACTCCGGCATCAAAATGAAGTGTATGTATGCtgtcatatatataaacgtAAGACTATGAATCACTTTCAACGTTAcaaatagcaaaataaaatgattcgATGGAAGATAAAAGTAGGAAACCTGAAACGGGAAGCGGCCTGATCTTCGGTGAAATCTTGATCCATTTGTTTCCATTGTGTGTGTTTCCCTGCTATTGGATTATTCTCTATGAAGAATTTTGGACGTTTCTTCAACTgcacataaacaaaaacatctcAAAGATCATTAATTAGTTACCCTCATAATTTGTAAAAGCatataatataagtatataagtATGATTAGTACCTCGATTTTGAGGATTCCAGTTTCATCACGTGAATTAATACTCTCTTGAAAAGAAGCAACATCATCCCATTCGATCTCGATCTTTGTCTTGAGCCTCGGCATGTTAGTCTTTGGATCTCGAGCGTCGAGAATCTCCCATATAAGTTTCTTCTTTGCAAAATAGAGTTTCGCCACAATATCGTCAGGGTTTGTTGCACGGTATTCCCACTGGCCAATTATGATCATGGAGATTGGGAAATTCATAGCTTTGAGTCTCTCTGCAGGAACCTTCGGAGGAAGCATTGATGTCTTTGAGCTCTCTGATTGTTGAGGAGAACATGGGTTGTTTCTGTTGAGGTAATTCTGAATCAAGTTGATAAGTTCCGGAGTTTTCGTCAGAGGCAAGTTTAGACGAGGACCCTGAAAAATTAGGTTTATACAACAAAGTAAGAGAGATAACAATCAGAGAGATCCtaagttgaagaagatgacgaagaaAGAAACGTTTTCTTTTATGTGAACGAATCTTAAATTAGATCTATaaccaaatacatatatatatgtatatatctaacaacccaaaaacctaaaaccctaaggcGTAAACTCATCTGAAAgagttacaaagaaaaaaacaaaaacaaaaacagaggatgaaACAGAACGAAGAAGAGAGCACATATTAGAGAACAAAGCAAGCGTTAATTaacagaggaaagagagaggatAGAGCAAAGTAGAAACAGAGAGTACGATGAAAAGGAGTCACCTGATCATCAGCAATTCTGTTATGATGATTGTTGTTGCCGCCATCTCTTGCTTGAGACTCTTCTTCTCGTAAACTCTCCATCTCTATATTGTTTTCGTTACTTTAGGTTTCCTTTTATCACACTGCGTATTCTGATTTGCCTCGCCATGAGAATATATAGACGTACCTATCCGCACTTTTAGTTAAATCTTAGGGTTTTGTATCCGTACCTGATTTTTTAGTTAAGtcgtttagggttttgtatccATACATATCCGtactttttttactttaggttttaattatggtattatattatttattggacAATAACAAATTATGGTAATCCATATTTGGCTATTTGCCCATGCGATTTATTCGAAACCCTTTTTATGGCCCAGTtcaatcatataattttatgaagGAAATAGAcattatataactaaattttgtttgtttgttataaaaCTTACagatttactatatttttttttttttttaaatgtcgaAAGAACTCAAGAAAATTATATCGTTATAAGCTAAGCCGTCACCACGCGTGCGTTCCAACTTTGtgtagcttttttttctttgtttactttaCACTACAAAAGACCATGCAATCATTATAGATTTGATTAATGTGATTGTATAATCATTCTAAAATCACCTTTAAAAATATTCGCTTAGGTGGATGACATCAGAAAATCTGAATGTGATTCGACGTAATTAGTTCATTAGCTAGGTTCAGATAAACACCAATACGTTGTGTCATACTGTCATGTGTGTATCAAGAAAGCTAGtacgaatcaaacaaaacacttTGATATTATAATGGTTCTACTGTTTAAACTTgggaaatcaaaacaaatagaaaaaaacagttacacatatatatgcattttgATCAAGTTTAGTTCAGCCCAAATAGGAATGAAgagtataaaattataaaataagtgtATATGTTCGTAGTTACTACTTGAAGCTTATGATCCACTAGATGGTATTTATGTACTCATATCTTTTTGATTGGTACTCAGGAAAAAGGGAAAGAGCGATCTCCACCATCAACGTCAGCCTGTCACATATTTTGGCTTGTTAGGCATTTTACACATTTTGGTTGGTACAAGTTTATAATACACacactctcactctctctcttatttttatctatataacACTCAAATTCACACgtgattttctcttttatattgatGAGGCCATAGAGAGCATGTGTGCTTGAAATATTTGTAGGGTACGGTCAATATTGCCTTTTTCTTATGGCTTTCCATATACgtaatattaaataatagtgACTCTTTCacttcatgtattttttttgttttctttattatgaTCCATGGTTTTGATTCATGCATCTCTAGATTCTCTACCGTACCACGAGATATATGATATCTATCCTTGCTGCAGCTCAAAATGCTTTGATGACTCATTTTCTCATATAAAATTTCCTTAttaattttcgttttaataTTAGACcatgatgattatatatataagctttaAAATCCATATGACTATATATGTATGGCTACAATAACTATTAACTTAAATTTTGTCACTATTAAATTTTGTCACTAATTTGTAACAGTTTAtagatattatttgttattaatttttttgtaacaaaaaaatgtaactatatGATACAAATTTACTAGTGTGGACATCAAAACTGTAACTCATTTCAGCTgtatttatgtaattatgtattttacaACTTCTTTGTTATTTAGGAAAATTTTCCTACGTAGTCTGTTTGATATCTATATTCAAAACGGATAAATTTCAAATaccaaaagaagatgaagatattgGAATTGATTGATTTTAAGATGGCGTGGGGCTTTTGTCTCATTATCAGATTTTGTACTATTAATGGATTTCGATATAAAGTAACTCAAAGATCTTATATACCCAAACAAAAGTAATCCAAAGACGTAACTCTTACTTGGCACTCTTTTTACGTGATAAAGAGTGCCAAGTGTATCTTGATTGAGGATCACACAAGACACAATATCCAGTTGGATCCCTACAAATTGTTCGTATGTGAATCTCAGAGGTGAAGTAACAGCACTTGTATACAGAACCAGCTAACGctccagagaaaaaaaacagagtcctTAGACTTATTTACAACAAGACTCAAGAAGAAAGCTAACACTTGAAAAAGATTCTATAAAGAACCATCACTGATCCAAATATCAACATAACCCTAACTATTGTTATCGTTGGAATCATCTTTTTTGTCCNNNNNNNNNNNNNNNNNNNNNNNNNNNNNNNNNNNNNNNNNNNNNNNNNNNNNNNNNNNNNNNNNNNNNNNNNNNNNNNNNNNNNNNNNNNNNNNNNNNNNNNNNNNNNNNNNNNNNNNNNNNNNNNNNNNNNNNNNNNNNNNNNNNNNNNNNNNNNNNNNNNNNNGGGAAAGAGCGATCTCCACCATCAACGTCAGCCTGTCACATATTTTGGCTTGTTAGGCATTTTACACATTTTGGTTGGTACAAGTTTATAATACACacactctcactctctctcttatttttatctatataacACTCAAATTCACACgtgattttctcttttatattgatGAGGCCATAGAGAGCATGTGTGCTTGAAATATTTGTAGGGTACGGTCAATATTGCCTTTTTCTTATGGCTTTCCATATACgtaatattaaataatagtgACTCTTTCacttcatgtattttttttgttttctttattatgaTCCATGGTTTTGATTCATGCATCTCTAGATTCTCTACCGTACCACGAGATATATGATATCTATCCTTGCTGCAGCTCAAAATGCTTTGATGACTCATTTTCTCATATAAAATTTCCTTAttaattttcgttttaataTTAGACcatgatgattatatatataagctttaAAATCCATATGACTATATATGTATGGCTACAATAACTATTAACTTAAATTTTGTCACTATTAAATTTTGTCACTAATTTGTAACAGTTTAtagatattatttgttattaatttttttgtaacaaaaaaatgtaactatatGATACAAATTTACTAGTGTGGACATCAAAACTGTAACTCATTTCAGCTgtatttatgtaattatgtattttacaACTTCTTTGTTATTTAGGAAAATTTTCCTACGTAGTCTGTTTGATATCTATATTCAAAACGGATAAATTTCAAATaccaaaagaagatgaagatattgGAATTGATTGATTTTAAGATGGCGTGGGGCTTTTGTCTCATTATCAGATTTTGTACTATTAATGGATTTCGATATAAAGTAACTCAAAGATCTTATATACCCAAACAAAAGTAATCCAAAGACGTAACTCTTACTTGGCACTCTTTTTACGTGATAAAGAGTGCCAAGTGTATCTTGATTGAGGATCACACAAGACACAATATCCAGTTGGATCCCTACAAATTGTTCGTATGTGAATCTCAGAGGTGAAGTAACAGCACTTGTATACAGAACCAGCTAACGctccagagaaaaaaaacagagtcctTAGACTTATTTACAACAAGACTCAAGAAGAAAGCTAACACTTGAAAAAGATTCTATAAAGAACCATCACTGATCCAAATATCAACATAACCCTAACTATTGTTATCGTTGGAATCatcttttttgtccatatcAGGAAGCATTGGCCAGTTGTTGCTCATGTACAAAAATTTCTGGTAATCTTTGAGCTGAAAGTTTCCATCAAGATGTGTATGAGTGTGTTCCCTGCGCTGTCTCTCCTCTTCTTGACGCAATGTGCTCCCTAGATACGGTCCAACCGGAGGATACGTTGGGATTACGTTCATGTGTTGAGGCATCATCAAGTTAGTTTGTGTGGGAGGTAGTGCATATGCTTGACTCCCAAGTACCCCCCTTGTGTTTTGCACTGCTTCACTCTCGTATTGGGTCATCGGATTACTCTGCCGTGAACCGTTGTAATGACTTTGCCTGTTATAATGCCCGTTGCTGAACTGAGAAGACACAGGTGGTGGGATAGCTTGCGTCTTAAACAACTCATTTCCAGTGTAAACCCAACTATTGGCTTGACCATATGAGTTTTGACTTCCATTGTTAGCCCAGTACCGAGGTGCCATGTTAGAGTTTCCTTCTCCAACTCCCACGCGACCAATTCCTATAAAAGTTATAGGtttttatgttctttcttttaatcCTGACTCAGACAATAAAATGATTTGCGTAAGGTACAAGGTACTTTACCTTGAGAAGGGTGATGTATAAGGTCACTGTTGACATTAAAGTGACGTGTCTGGCTTAGGACGTAGCTAGATGAGTTGGTGTTATTGTTGCTTCCATAGTCAATGTCGAATAAAACAGCTTCTCGTACCGGGAAATGGACGTCATAGAGTCTGCCCCAGAAGCTATCGGACAAAAGCTTCTCCAAGTTCTTTTGCAGAACTCCGGCATCAAAATGAAGTGTATGTATCCTGTCATATATAAATGTAACACTATGAATCACTTTCAACGTTacgaaaaccaaaataaaatgatgattCGATGAAGTAGGAAACCTAAACCAAGAAGCAGCCTGATCAACAGTGAAATCTTGATCCATTTGTTTCCATTGTGTGTGTTTTCCTGCCTGTGGATTAGTCTCTTTGAAGAATTTTGGACGTTTCTTCAACTGCACATAAACAAAACATCTCAAAGATCATTACTCACACTCATAAATTGTAGcagcatatataatataagtatgATTAGTACCTCGATTTTGAGGATTCCAGTTTTATCACGTGAATTAATACTCTCTTCAAAAGAAGCAACATCATCCCATTGGATCTCGATCTTACTCTTGAGCCTCGGTGTCTTAGTCTTTGGATCTCCAGCGTCGAGAATCTCCCATATAAGTTTCTTCTTTGCAAAATAGAGTTTCGCCACAATATCGTCAGGGTTTGTTGCACGGTATTCCCACTGGCCAATTATGATCATGGAGATTGGGAAATTCATAGCTTTGAGTCTCTCTGCAGGAACCTTCGGAGGAAGCATTGATGTCTTTGAGCTCTCTGATTGTTGAGGAGAACATGGGTTGTTTCTGTTGAGGTAATTCTGAATCAAGTTGATAAGTTCCGGAGTTTTCGTCAGAGGCAAGTTTAGACGTGGACCCTGAAAAATTAGGTTTATACAACAAAGTAAGAGAGATAACAATCAGAGAGATCCtaagttgaagaagatgacgaagaaAGAAACGTTTTCTTTTATGTGAACGAATCTTAAATTAGATCTATAACCAAATANNNNNNNNNNNNNNNNNNAGCGTCGAGAATCTCCCATATAAGTTTCTTCTTTGCAAAATAGAGTTTCGCCACAATATCGTCAGGGTTTGTTGCACGGTATTCCCACTGGCCAATTATGATCATGGAGATTGGGAAATTCATAGCTTTGAGTCTCTCTGCAGGAACCTTCGGAGGAAGCATTGATGTCTTTGAGCTCTCTGATTGTTGAGGAGAACATGGGTTGTTTCTGTTGAGGTAATTCTGAATCAAGTTGATAAGTTCCGGAGTTTTCGTCAGAGGCAAGTTTAGACGTGGACCCTGAAAAATTAGGTTTATACAACAAAGTAAGAGAGATAACAATCAGAGAGATCCtaagttgaagaagatgacgaagaaAGAAACGTTTTCTTTTATGTGAACGAATCTTAAATAAGATCTATaaccaaatatgtatatgtatatatctaacaacacaaaaacctaaaaccctaaggcTTAAACTATCTGAAAGagttacaaagaaaaagaaaaaaagaaaaacagaggatgaAACAGAACGAAGAAGAGAGCACATATTAGAGAACAAAgcaagaggaaagagagaggatAGAGCAAAGTAGAAACAGAGAGTACGATGCAGATAACTTAGAAAAGGAGTCACCTCATCAGCAATTCTGCTATGATGATTGTTGTTGCCGCCATCTCCTGcttgagattcttcttctcGTGATCTCTCCAtctctattttgttttcgtTACTTTAGGTTTCCTTTTATCACTCTGCGTATTCAGATTTGCCTCGCTAAGAGAATATATAGACGTACCTATCCGTACTTTTAGTTAAATCTTAGGGTTTTGTATCCGTACCTATCCgtacctgattttttttttcaacgtacctgatttttttagttaaatcttagggtttagttaaattatttattggacaataacaaatttgatttgGTAATCCATGCGGTTTATCCGGAACCCTTTTTATGGCCCAGTTCAATCATATAAGTTTATGAATgaaataaacattatataatttaattttgtttgtttgttatctttaaaaagaaaatttcgaAAGAACCCANNNNNNNNNNNNNNNNNNNNNNNNNNNNNNNNNNNNNNNNNNNNNNNNNNNNNNNNNNNNNNNNNNNNNNNNNNNNNNNNNNNNNNNNNNNNNNNNNNNNNNNNNNNNNNNNNNNNNNNNNNNNNNNNNNNNNNNNNNNNNNNNNNNNNNNNNNNNNNNNNNNNNNNNNNNNNNNNNNNNNNNNNNNNNNNNNNNNNNNNNNNNNNNNNNNNNNNNNNNNNNNNNNNNNNNNNNNNNNNNNNNNNNNNNNNNNNNNNNNNNNNNNNNNNNNNNNNNNNNNNNNNNNNNNNNNNNNNNNNNNNNNNNNNNNNNNNNNNNNNNNNNNNNNNNNNNNNNNNNNNNNNNNNNNNNNNNNNNNNNNNNNNNNNNNNNNNNNNNNNNNNNNNNNNNNNNNNNNNNNNNNNNNNNNNNNNNNNNNNNNNNNNNNNNATGAAACAGAACGAAGAAGAGAGCACATATTAGAGAACAAAgcaagaggaaagagagaggatAGAGCAAAGTAGAAACAGAGAGTACGATGCAGATAACTTAGAAAAGGAGTCACCTCATCAGCAATTCTGCTATGATGATTGTTGTTGCCGCCATCTCCTGcttgagattcttcttctcGTGATCTCTCCAtctctattttgttttcgtTACTTTAGGTTTCCTTTTATCACTCTGCGTATTCAGATTTGCCTCGCTAAGAGAATATATAGACGTACCTATCCGTACTTTTAGTTAAATCTTAGGGTTTTGTATCCGTACCTATCCgtacctgattttttttttcaacgtacctgatttttttagttaaatcttagggtttagttaaattatttattggacaataacaaatttgatttgGTAATCCATGCGGTTTATCCGGAACCCTTTTTATGGCCCAGTTCAATCATATAAGTTTATGAATgaaataaacattatataatttaattttgtttgtttgttatctttaaaaagaaaatttcgaAAGAACCCAAGAAAATTATATCGTTATAAGCCGTCACCACGCGTGCGTTACTTAGATTTCCAACTTTGTGtagcttttttctttgtttactttaACACTACAAAAGACCATGCAATCATTATAGATTTGATTAATGTGATTGTATAATCATTCTACAATCACCTTTAAAAATATTCGCTTAGGTGGATGACATCAGAAAATCTGAAATGTGATTCGACGTAATTAGTTCATTAGGTTCAGATAAACACCAATACGTTGTGTCAAGAAAGCTAgtaaaaatcaaactaaacacTTTGATCTTATAATGGTTCTACTATTTaaactttagaagaaaaaaaaaagaaaaaaaaaacagttacatATGCATTTTGATCAAGTTTAGTTCAGCCCAATTATGAATGAAGagtataaattacaaaataagtatGTTTTTAGTTACTACTTGAAGTTTATGATCACTAGATGGTATTTATGTACAGGACTCATATCTTTTTGATTGGTAGTTTGGTACTCAAAAAAAGGGAAGATCGATCTCCACCATCAACGTCAGCCTGTCACATCTTTTGGCTTGTTAGGCATTTCACACNNNNNNNNNNNNNNNNNNNNNNNNNNNNNNNNNNNNNNNNNNNNNNNNNNNNNNNNNNNNNNNNNNNNNNNNNNNNNNNNNNNNNNNNNNNNNNNNNNNNNNNNNNNNNNNNNNNNNNNNNNNNNNNNNNNNNNNNNNNNNNNNNNNNNNNNATGAAACAGAACGAAGAAGAGAGCACATATTAGAGAACAAAgcaagaggaaagagagaggatAGAGCAAAGTAGAAACAGAGAGTACGATGCAGATAACTTAGAAAAGGAGTCACCTCATCAGCAATTCTGCTATGATGATTGTTGTTGCCGCCATCTCCTGcttgagattcttcttctcGTGATCTCTCCAtctctattttgttttcgtTACTTTAGGTTTCCTTTTATCACTCTGCGTATTCAGATTTGCCTCGCTAAGAGAATATATAGACGTACCTATCCGTACTTTTAGTTAAATCTTAGGGTTTTGTATCCGTACCTATCCgtacctgattttttttttcaacgtacctgatttttttagttaaatcttagggtttagttaaattatttattggacaataacaaatttgatttgGTAATCCATGCGGTTTATCCGGAACCCTTTTTATGGCCCAGTTCAATCATATAAGTTTATGAATgaaataaacattatataatttaattttgtttgtttgttatctttaaaaagaaaatttcgaAAGAACCCAAGAAAATTATATCGTTATAAGCCGTCACCACGCGTGCGTTACTTAGATTTCCAACTTTGTGtagcttttttctttgtttactttaACACTACAAAAGACCATGCAATCATTATAGATTTGATTAATGTGATTGTATAATCATTCTACAATCACCTTTAAAAATATTCGCTTAGGTGGATGACATCAGAAAATCTGAAATGTGATTCGACGTAATTAGTTCATTAGGTTCAGATAAACACCAATACGTTGTGTCAAGAAAGCTAgtaaaaatcaaactaaacacTTTGATCTTATAATGGTTCTACTATTTaaactttagaagaaaaaaaaaagaaaaaaaaaacagttacatATGCATTTTGATCAAGTTTAGTTCAGCCCAATTATGAATGAAGagtataaattacaaaataagtatGTTTTTAGTTACTACTTGAAGTTTATGATCACTAGATGGTATTTATGTACAGGACTCATATCTTTTTGATTGGTAGTTTGGTACTCAAAAAAAGGGAAGATCGATCTCCACCATCAACGTCAGCCTGTCACATCTTTTGGCTTGTTAGGCATTTCACACACTTTGATGGGGTTGGTCAGCCTGtcactctctcactctctctcttatttttatctataacACTCAAATTCACACgtgattttctcttttatattgatGAGGCGAGCATGTATGCTTGAAATATTTGTAGGGTACGGTCACTATTGCCTTTTCTTATGGCTTTCCATATACgtaatattaaataatagtgACTCTTTCacttcatgtattttttttgttttctttattatgaTCCATGGTTTTGATTCATGCATCTCTAGATTCTCTACCGTACCACAAGATATATGATATCTATCCTTGCTGCAGCTCAAAATGCTTTGATGACTCATTTTCTCATATAAAATTTCCTTATTTTCGTTTTGATATTTTACCTGATgatcatctacatatatatatatatatatgtattatatatgcaatataagcttaaaatccaaaatatgtGAGGGATGATAACAAACTATTTTGGATTAACAATGGGAAAAAACCCGAAAAAGCCGATATGACAAAACTATGAATCTACTAAcacttatatatgtattaaatagACGAGATATTTAATGACAAAATTAAATAGAcgagatatttttctttcaataaaatAACACGAGATATTAaatgtccaaataaaaaatagacagcgattttttcgggttttttcccgattaacaataagaaaaaataataactaaaactACTTTTAAATTGTCTTTCAATAAATTTAGGGAACTCGTAAAACCTAGTTTAAAACGTCAAAACCGTACGTTATTTCagtatttatgtattttacaacttctttgttattttggaaaattttctaCGTAGTCGTGTTTGATATCTATGTGTGTTCAAAATGGATTAAATTGCAACTaccaaaagaagatgaagatattgGAATTGATTGATTTTAAGATGGCGTGGGGCTTTTGTCTCATTATCAGATTTTGTGCTATTAATGGATTTCGATATAAAGTAATTGAAAGATCTTAACCCAAAGATGTAACTCTTGATTGGACCTTTTTCTACATgctccaaattaaaaaaaaaaaaaaagttgttttctttttcttctccgtTTTATGTGATACCTTCAAGGTTTCACAAGACCCACAGTAAAGCGAAGCAATGAAGGTCAGTTTATCCACTTCcactttatattcttttataaagTATGCCTAAGGAAATCCaatcacaaaatcaaaattacccAACTTAGTGAAAAATATGTCACAGAATCACTCACATTCCATCCGgcagtaagaaaaaaaaaagatcataatGGTAAAATAATCAACAAAGAATAGTTAGAAGAAAACTAGCCTCAAGAATTAACTAAAGAATCGATGATTACATGAATGCAAAGACGCCAAGTCCCAAGTTAGAGGGCAAGTCAGATTTCTTCTAATTAATGGTCATCATAGTTAAATGCTATATCGAATATTTGGTCATATTCACTTACGAAGTGAACATCAAGCCCTTCTTTCAAATCTTGTGGGAGCACCTCAAAATCTCTCCGGTTAAGAGCTGGAAGTATTATCGTCTTAATCTGATTCCGTTTTGCAGCTAAAGTCTTCATTTTCACCTGAATGAGAGAGATTTGGTGTATTACAAAGCACTTAATACAAAAATTGGTTATCAAACAGCTAAAATGGAGTAGAAAATTCTAGTGTGTGCGTGTGA
The Camelina sativa cultivar DH55 chromosome 15, Cs, whole genome shotgun sequence DNA segment above includes these coding regions:
- the LOC104744730 gene encoding uncharacterized protein LOC104744730, which codes for MERSREEESQAGDGGNNNHHSRIADEGPRLNLPLTKTPELINLIQNYLNRNNPCSPQQSESSKTSMLPPKVPAERLKAMNFPISMIIIGQWEYRATNPDDIVAKLYFAKKKLIWEILDGPRLNLPLTKTPELINLIQNYLNRNNPCSPQQSESSKTSMLPPKVPAERLKAMNFPISMIIIGQWEYRATNPDDIVAKLYFAKKKLIWEILDAGDPKTKTPRLKSKIEIQWDDVASFEESINSRDKTGILKIELKKRPKFFKETNPQAGKHTQWKQMDQDFTVDQAASWIHTLHFDAGVLQKNLEKLLSDSFWGRLYDVHFPVREAVLFDIDYGSNNNTNSSSYVLSQTRHFNVNSDLIHHPSQGIGRVGVGEGNSNMAPRYWANNGSQNSYGQANSWVYTGNELFKTQAIPPPVSSQFSNGHYNRQSHYNGSRQSNPMTQYESEAVQNTRGVLGSQAYALPPTQTNLMMPQHMNVIPTYPPVGPYLGSTLRQEEERQRREHTHTHLDGNFQLKDYQKFLYMSNNWPMLPDMDKKDDSNDNNS
- the LOC104744729 gene encoding uncharacterized protein LOC104744729; this translates as MESLREEESQARDGGNNNHHNRIADDQGPRLNLPLTKTPELINLIQNYLNRNNPCSPQQSESSKTSMLPPKVPAERLKAMNFPISMIIIGQWEYRATNPDDIVAKLYFAKKKLIWEILDARDPKTNMPRLKTKIEIEWDDVASFQESINSRDETGILKIELKKRPKFFIENNPIAGKHTQWKQMDQDFTEDQAASRFSIHTLHFDAGVLQKNLEKLLSDSFWAKLYDVNFPVREAVFFDIDYGINNNTNSPSYVLSQTRHFNVNSDLIHHPSQGIGHVGVGEGNSNVYWDNNGSQNSYGQANNWVYTGN